The Thermoproteota archaeon genomic sequence GAGAGGCTAAGAGTAGTCCTCCACCAGAGAAGAGGTACGATGTGCTCTGGGGGAAGAAGCACGGGGTAATGCCTATATCCGTTCCCAATTACATGGCCCTCTACGACGCTATAACAAAGGGAGATCCGTATCCGATAGAGATGGCTTTTGTAATAGGCGGTAATCCTATAAGAACTTGGAGTGGCGACAGGGAATGGAAAGAGGCCTTTAAGAGGCTGAAGGACGTTGTGGTAGTAGACATACTCCCTCAGGACACCACCATGTACGCTGATGTCATTTTACCGGACGCAGTATACTTGGAGAAGGACTTCCCGATAAGCCATGTGGAGATGTCCTTGGATGGGGCCTTCGAGACCGCCGTTAAGGCTGTGGATCCACAGTTCAACGCCAAGGCTGAAATAGAGATTTTAATTGCGCTGACCAAGAAGCTCGGCATCTATGACAGGTATGTGAACGCCCTTGCTAAGCTTCTTCATGTGGATGCAGTGAAACTGAAGGAATACATGGACAGAGAGGGCATAAGGGGAATAAGGAGGGCTCAGGCGGAAGCCTATGGGATCTCCCTTGAGGAGATAGAGAGTAAGGGCTTCGTATTGAAGGAACCCAAGGAGGAGCTGATGGGTACGATGCCCTACAAGAAGCCCCTAAACACCCCAACTGGCAGAGTAGAGATCTACAGTTTCCTTATGAGCAAGATGACCTCGATGTTCGGCAAGGATCCGGTCTGGGATCCGCTGCCCGACTGGGTCCCGCCCAAGGTCATGGAAGAATACGAGAGCATGAAGGATCCGAGCGTATTCTACTTCGTCTACGGGAAAAGTCCCCTGAACAGCTACACCCACACTACCGACAACAAGATGCTCGATTCCCTGCTCAGACCAGAGCATATAGGTGTGTGGATAAATACCAAGAGAGCTAAGCAGCTGGGCATAAAGAATGGGGACAAGGTCAGGGTAACGAGCCTAGCCACGGGAGAAAGCGGGATCACCACAGCCTTCGTCACCGAAGCCATAAGGGAGGACACGGCCTTCCTGAACACTCAGTGGGGGCATGAGAGCGAGAAGCTCAGGATTGCCCACGCTAGAGGTGGCGTAGCTCTGAACAAGCTTTGGCCCTTCCACTACGCGAGGGGAATGCCCGGAGCCCTAACAAACGAACTCCTCGTGAAGATAGAAAAGGTGTAGGGGTGATTTCATGGCCAAGTATGGGATGGTTATGGATCTTAGGACTTGTTTGGGCTGTGGGGCCTGTATAGCGGCCTGCGACTTCGAGAACGAGACTCCTTGGGAGGAAGGTAAGCGCAGGACCCACGTCCCGGAGTTCATCTTCGGAGAGTTCCCTAATGTGAAGAGACTATTCGTTCCCAGACTCTGCATGCACTGCGAGAACCCACCGTGCGTCACCGTTTGTCCGACCGGGGCGAGCTACATCAACGAGGATGGGGTCGTTTTGGTGAGGTACGATATATGCATAGGCTGCAAGTACTGCGCGGTCGCATGCCCGTATAATGCAAGATACGTGGACGAGAGGAAGCGCGCCATAGACAAGTGCACCTTCTGCTACGACAACCGCGTCCTTCAAGGCAGGCAGCCAGCGTGCGTGGAGACCTGCGTCGGCCACGCTAGGATATTCGGTGACTTGGAGGACCCGAACAGCGAGGTGTACAAACTGGTTCAGTCTGGGGAGGCCGTGCCGCTTAGGCCGGATCTCAGCACTGGACCGAAGGTGTTCTATATCTTCAAGTCCTCCGTGGGAGGTGAGTGATGTGTACACTGTCCAGTATTGGTGGGAGTGGTTGATCGCAGCCTACCTCTTCCTAGGAGGTATGGGCGGCGGTGGCATGATGGTCAGCTACTACTTCTGCTGCAGAAAGAGCGAACAGAAGCTGGCAGCCATCTCAGCCATCACTTCACTGATCATAGTCATCGTGGGCGTCTTCTTCCTGATACTCGACTTAGAGAAACCGGAAAAGTTCTATCTCGTCTTCATGAGCCCCCACTTGAATACTAGGTCTATGATATTCGTCGGATCTTCAATATTAACGGCCTTCATCATATTCGGGTTGATATACATAACATCATTGGAGGTTAAGTGGCCCAGCTTGCTCGGCAGGATAATACCGGTGCTCCCATGGTACGGAAGGGGAAGCGTAGCCAATCTAACAGGCCTATTGGCGGCAATAGCTGGATTCCTCACCACATTCTACACCGGAGTGCTGATAGGCATCCTCAAATCCGTCCCGTTCTGGCACACCCCAGCACTACCGCTTCTCTTCGTGGCCTCAGCACTCTCCACAGGAGTCGTGGGAATTCTACTTGTCAACGACATCTACGGTTTCACCAGACCCAAGGAGGAGAGGCACAGGTACGAGGAATACTGCTCTATACTGGGGAAATGGGACGCCATACTGATTTCTATAGAGCTACTGATAGTATTCACCTACCTGTTCATCTTCAGTTACGGGCCTAGAGAAGCTGAACTGTCAGTTCAGCTGTTGACGGCAGGCGAGCTCGCACCATATTTCATAGGAGGCGTGATCCTCATGGGCCTATCAATACCACTCCTCTTGGAGTACTGGCATATAATGAGCGAGAATAGGGGCAGGAGGGCTAGCTGCGCTATACCCATGGTGGCAGCAATACTCGTCATAGTCGGGGGCCTCATACTCAGATATGTGATCCTTCAGAGCGGCGTGATGACGATATTTCTCCCTCCGTCTTGAGGGGTTCTCTTCACCCCCTACCTTCACCCTATTTTTACTCTCGCGCCGTATCTCAGATACACAGAGGGTATCTAGAAGTCCTCGCCATCTTTTAGTACTTGATCCCCAAAATAGAGAAAGAAAGTGTTGATTCACTTGAAGCTGCTGCACTCGTCGGCACACCTGCCAACGACCTTAAGAGCGTTCATCACCACACCTAGGCCTCTTTGAACCTCCGGGTCTCTCAACTTGTTCATCAGGCCCATGAGGCCCAGTCTCTCGTCCTTATCTAGTGCTTCAGACAGCTCTTCCATGCATTTCGGCGAGGCGAGGAAAGCGAATCTTCCCAAGAGCTCTGATAGCCCTTGTAGAGATTCTTCCTTCATAAAAGCCCTTTCAAACGCCATTATCGAGAAGAACAGCCCGAACAGTTCGTCCAGCATTCC encodes the following:
- a CDS encoding molybdopterin-dependent oxidoreductase, which encodes FQALAERLEQYSPQWASQVCDVPAELVEKVAREFGTIRPAVIDPGWHDPRYENSLQTQRMVAVLNAMVGNIDKPGGVSFNLAAREAKSSPPPEKRYDVLWGKKHGVMPISVPNYMALYDAITKGDPYPIEMAFVIGGNPIRTWSGDREWKEAFKRLKDVVVVDILPQDTTMYADVILPDAVYLEKDFPISHVEMSLDGAFETAVKAVDPQFNAKAEIEILIALTKKLGIYDRYVNALAKLLHVDAVKLKEYMDREGIRGIRRAQAEAYGISLEEIESKGFVLKEPKEELMGTMPYKKPLNTPTGRVEIYSFLMSKMTSMFGKDPVWDPLPDWVPPKVMEEYESMKDPSVFYFVYGKSPLNSYTHTTDNKMLDSLLRPEHIGVWINTKRAKQLGIKNGDKVRVTSLATGESGITTAFVTEAIREDTAFLNTQWGHESEKLRIAHARGGVALNKLWPFHYARGMPGALTNELLVKIEKV
- a CDS encoding 4Fe-4S dicluster domain-containing protein, producing the protein MAKYGMVMDLRTCLGCGACIAACDFENETPWEEGKRRTHVPEFIFGEFPNVKRLFVPRLCMHCENPPCVTVCPTGASYINEDGVVLVRYDICIGCKYCAVACPYNARYVDERKRAIDKCTFCYDNRVLQGRQPACVETCVGHARIFGDLEDPNSEVYKLVQSGEAVPLRPDLSTGPKVFYIFKSSVGGE
- the nrfD gene encoding polysulfide reductase NrfD — protein: MSDVYTVQYWWEWLIAAYLFLGGMGGGGMMVSYYFCCRKSEQKLAAISAITSLIIVIVGVFFLILDLEKPEKFYLVFMSPHLNTRSMIFVGSSILTAFIIFGLIYITSLEVKWPSLLGRIIPVLPWYGRGSVANLTGLLAAIAGFLTTFYTGVLIGILKSVPFWHTPALPLLFVASALSTGVVGILLVNDIYGFTRPKEERHRYEEYCSILGKWDAILISIELLIVFTYLFIFSYGPREAELSVQLLTAGELAPYFIGGVILMGLSIPLLLEYWHIMSENRGRRASCAIPMVAAILVIVGGLILRYVILQSGVMTIFLPPS
- a CDS encoding DUF1641 domain-containing protein, which gives rise to MSDEKSGRSSNSVPDSSEVKTRTSVEELFSDPQNVKKLEVLLERLDSLNYLLERLELFIGAGMLDELFGLFFSIMAFERAFMKEESLQGLSELLGRFAFLASPKCMEELSEALDKDERLGLMGLMNKLRDPEVQRGLGVVMNALKVVGRCADECSSFK